In the genome of Malania oleifera isolate guangnan ecotype guangnan chromosome 5, ASM2987363v1, whole genome shotgun sequence, the window aaaatatttttggaatttttgaaaatttcgtgattttttgtgaattttatggatacaacaataatatacaagcgaaatggagaaaaccggggtgaaccaattcgggaatggtgagccggtcaaacgttgaccagtttgggagaaaaaccagtttaaggtcttggtcgagactattgatttttcggggttttccaatgttctgccgaatacaacagaattttagacaacaatcatgaaagtcatagttttaaagatataactttaaaatgtatttttgaaaattttgaatgtaaggaaacagatctaacctttgccaaacatattggaaactttcttggattttcttcaaaagttttcaaatgtaaataagtttcaaagccttacaaatttttgaattttctttgagaatttttttgaatttttgtgtcttttatgaagtttccctttttttttttttttttttttttatgggttaaaaagaagctattttaaataaaataaaaaatgaaataaaatcaaataaaccagcagaggtcggttcgggaaagggggcggagatgtaacataggaagagaaagttcattggttttacctatcgtctttttctcctccggtcttccttTCCTGTCTGTGAATCTGCAGGGGTTAATCTACAACGTCTTCCTGatggttgttcttgagctctaactcgaggcactacggagtacCTTCTTCGGACGGGGTGACTCGGCACCggtaggaaacgggatcagtcgaccgcttgatcttctttcgttttcctctactccagtcttcttttcttgttggtgagtctactagggccactCTACAGCGTCTTCCcaagagttgttcttgagctctaactcgaggcactacggagtgccttcttcaaataGGGTGACTCAGCACCGGTAGGAAACGAGATCAATtgacctcttgatcttcactcaaaaaaaaaaaactagcttcacaaacttataatagaaaactttaatatttgaaatcttctccttatcACTACTAAGAACTCTCCTccctttgtgcttggaatgagagggctatttatagacttagcttggggcaagcataggaaagaagacataggggagtcatgatgaGGGGAACCAAGTAtagggggaagaatgatgaagggaaattagcatgggaagaatgataaaacgAGATCATGACAtgtagtgagtgatgatggggggaacaaagtatgagatgaagaatgatgaagggaatataacatgggaacaatgataaagggaggaaacatgacatgtggtgagtgatgatggagggaacaaagtatgggatgaagaatgatgaagtgaatatagcatgagaagattgataaagggaggaaacatgacatgtggtgagtgatgatggagggaacaaagtatgggatgaagaatgatgaagggaatatagcatgggaagattgataaagggaggaaacatgacatgtggtgagtgatgatggggggaacaaagtatgggatgaaaaatgatgaagggaatatagcatgggaagattgataaagggaggaaacatgacatgtggtgagtgatgatggggggaacaaagtatgggatgaagaatgatgaagggaatatagcatgggaagattgataaagggaaaaaacatgacatgtggtgagtgatgatggggggaacaaagtatgggatgaagaattatgaagggaatatagtatgggaagaatgataaagggaagaaacatgacatgtggtgagtgatgatgggggaacaaagtatgcttgcatttgaaaaattaaaataaataaataataataataataataataatatgagagttctagaagctgtgcggagcccatcggaggtgtgtggggcccacgcgccatgtggggtccacaagccgtttgagggttacaggaacccgagTTAGCAAGGCACCAGATATGTGGATCCGAGTTagcataccagagggggtaacgtgcactggatgtaggaatccgagctagcgtactaggagaagtggggcccataaactgtgtggggcccaattgagatatgtggggcccacaagccacgtgggacctacaaagatgtgtggggtccacaagcaatgtgggaccacgagccatttaagggttataggaacccgagccagtaggcacaagcatgccaaaggaggtaacatgcctcggatgtaggaatccgaactaacGTATcagagcgggtaacgtgcacaggatgtaggaatctgagttaGCGTACTAGggagtaacgtgcatcggatgtaggaatccgagctagcgtaccagatggggtaacgtgcatcggatgtaggaattcgagctagcgtaccaggaggtaacgtgcatcggatgtaggaatccgagctagcgtaccagggggtaacgtgcattggatgtaggaatcaGAGTTAGCGTATCAGATGGGGTAACGTGcgtcggatgtaggaatccgagttagcgtaccagatggggtaacgtgcatcggatgtaggaatccgagctagcgtaccagggggggtaacgtgcatcggatgtaggaatccgagctagcgtaccatgagatgtggggcccacaacacaTGTGGGATCTACAAAGAATGTTTGGGAAGGTTTGCCATGAGGTCTCCttggaaaggcctggttaaaattggggtgtctacaattatATGAAAGTTTTACGCACTTTTACTCATTTATATTTTACTCTAGaagtaaaagtaaaaaaataaaataaatttcttatttgattaAGGCTCCATTTAGAACTCGAAAAACATTGAGGGAAAGatagaaaaatataaaggaattcacATATTTATGTTTGgtaatcaagaaaagtgagaaataaaataaaaaagatatcaaatttataaacaaaattttgattttgcatACTATtaatacttaattttttttttttaaaatttttagtcatattaaaatacattttcattttgaataagatttaacatagaagaaaaatataaacgAAAATGAATTTCCTCCTCATTtttatttccttctcttttctcaaTTAAAATCCTTAATTTAGACGGGccctaagaaaaataaaaagtgtaATGTCGTTTCATACATGTAAAAATAAAGCTACCTGCCttctttttattatatatatatatatattggaatgCTCCACCAACGGGCAACCCCTAAAAAAAATAAGAGCCAAGTTCCAAATTAAATAGACATGTTGTCGGGTGCAGGTTTTCCAAGTGCACATTATTTTAATATCATGTACATCATATGCGCAATTATAAAATGGGAAGGAAGAGAATTCTCCCTTGCCatccatctccatctccatctccatctccaacTATATTCAGAAAGACCAATTTTCATTTTCATGGGGGCTTTGAAGGTTCACGGTCCCACATTTACCACAAGCACCATGAGAGTTGTGGCTTGCCTCTGCGAGAAAGGCCTCCAGTTTGAGCTCCTCCCCGTCGACATGAGAACATACCAACACAGGTCCcaaccttttctctctctcagTGTAAGCACGCAACCTCCACTACTTATACTAGCTACTAAATCACCCTCTGTTTGTTTCCCAAGAAAAAAATCTTTTGCAACTGACGTATATGGACCATGCATAATATCCTTGCAagctcaaaattttcttttttcaatcCATTCGGATGATAATGGGTctatccttcttttcttttcttttcttttttttttttttttttttcaaaaagttttctttttatttattttttgggattGCGATTTGGTTGACCATTTGCCATTGATGCAGCCATTTGGTAAACTCCCAGCCTTCGAAGACGGAGATCTGAAGCTCTTTGGTACCATAATATAGTCTTCCTTAATTTGCTTTGCACATGATCGGTTCttctttttttaatgtttttgtgtACTCCTCGCTCATACCATTGATGGGTATATAATAGTTTGACTTCGTATGGTATGCAGAATCAAGGGCAATTACAAAGTACATCGCACACGAGTACAACGAGGATGGGACCCAGCTGGTGTGTGACGACCCCAAAAAGATGGCCATTATAAGAGTGTGGATGGAGGTGGAGGCTCACCACTTCGACCCGGCAGCGGGCGAGCTCACATTTGAGCTAGTCGTTAAGCCTATTTTAGGCTTGGCTATCGACTCAGTTGTGGTGGAGAAGAATGAGTCGAAGCTAGCTAAAGTACTGGACGTGTACGAGGCTCGGCTGGCTCAGTCCAAGTACTTGGGTGGAGAACGTTTCACCTTGGCTGATCTGCACCACCTCCCATGCATTGAATTCTTAATGGGGACACATGTGAAGGAACTATTCAAGTCACGCCCCCACGTGAACGCATGGTGTGCCGATATCACGGCTCGCCCCTCTTGGTCAAAGGCCCTCGCATTGCGCAAGAGTACCTAATGTGTGATGCCTGATGAGCCATTGGGTGCTCTGTGTTTGGTCTCTGGAGGATGACCTTGTGTGATTTTGAAGTGTCGTCAATGCATGTATGACCTATGGAAAACAATTCATTTATATCTCTGAAGTTAAATTGAAATTTCATGGATAGCCTTGAACATATCTAACAGGGATCTAGTTCTAACATAGTTGTGTGACTGCCAGGTGCAGCTATGCA includes:
- the LOC131156063 gene encoding glutathione S-transferase-like codes for the protein MGALKVHGPTFTTSTMRVVACLCEKGLQFELLPVDMRTYQHRSQPFLSLSPFGKLPAFEDGDLKLFESRAITKYIAHEYNEDGTQLVCDDPKKMAIIRVWMEVEAHHFDPAAGELTFELVVKPILGLAIDSVVVEKNESKLAKVLDVYEARLAQSKYLGGERFTLADLHHLPCIEFLMGTHVKELFKSRPHVNAWCADITARPSWSKALALRKRWTLEGRMKRLKEEMTRKGIVRQVKAEMKRDPREQNCPSVDEGCSIKEFIRLNPPTFERGLDSVATENWVQEIGEKMEILGCMDE